One genomic window of Bacillus mycoides includes the following:
- a CDS encoding peptidoglycan D,D-transpeptidase FtsI family protein, whose protein sequence is MKRGSKMRQKKEKQKQSKKKKTHIPFRLNVLFFIVFLLFSAIIIQLGKVQIIDGETYRNEVNKKEDVTVSTPVPRGKMFDREGKVIVNNKPLRTVTYTKMKGVDSKEVLIVARNLAKLIEMPQEDMEKLTETDKKDFWMQLNEKRAATKVTKEDESKFRKQEIEGKDLDKKVEELRRERITQEELNELSKEDIEVLAIKSKMNAGYKMTPQIVKKDVSQNEYAVVSERLSILPGVDTTVDWEREYPNDKILRSVLGSVSTENEGLPREQLDYYLVRDYNRNDRIGKSYIEKQYEDMLHGTKEQSKNITDKAGNIIRTEKVTKGKSGNNLMLTVDMDLQKKVEESLERNLRAFHSSEPMMDRAFVVMMNPKNGQILSLAGKKIVNKDGGMQIEDYALGTMISSYELGSTVKGATVLAGYQTGAIKPYTHFFDAPMYFKGSLKPKKSWKDFGDIDDLRALQVSSNVYMFNTALKIAGIDYVPNNPLDIKQEAFNKMRYYFRQFGLGVPTGIDLPNESIGQMGRTDNIPGFLLDYAIGQYDTYTPLQLAQYMSTIANGGYRMKPQIVQEIREQPNRPEEVGKVIHSMGPVVLNRVDMDLSYINHVKEGFRRVFQETDGTGAGTFKGLPYKPAGKTGTAETVYGGESDIGRDENNYRKKCYNLTLAGYAPYDADPEVAFSVVVPWVNNDKSGINSAIGKEILDAYFDLKTQRSGVSPVPVAQQPNKAQ, encoded by the coding sequence ATGAAGCGAGGGAGCAAAATGAGACAGAAAAAGGAGAAGCAGAAACAGTCGAAAAAGAAAAAGACTCATATTCCGTTTCGGTTAAATGTACTATTTTTTATCGTGTTTCTTTTATTTTCAGCTATTATTATTCAATTAGGTAAAGTACAAATCATTGACGGAGAAACGTATCGAAATGAAGTGAATAAAAAGGAAGATGTAACGGTGAGTACTCCAGTTCCGAGAGGGAAGATGTTTGATCGGGAAGGGAAAGTTATTGTAAATAATAAACCGTTACGAACTGTTACATATACGAAGATGAAAGGAGTGGACTCAAAAGAGGTTTTAATAGTGGCAAGAAATTTAGCAAAGCTAATTGAAATGCCACAAGAAGATATGGAAAAGTTAACAGAGACAGATAAAAAAGACTTTTGGATGCAGTTAAATGAAAAACGCGCAGCAACAAAAGTAACGAAAGAAGATGAGAGTAAATTTAGGAAGCAGGAAATAGAAGGGAAAGACTTAGATAAGAAAGTAGAAGAGTTGAGACGAGAAAGAATTACACAAGAAGAATTAAACGAGCTTTCGAAAGAGGATATAGAAGTACTAGCAATTAAAAGCAAAATGAATGCGGGATATAAAATGACGCCACAAATCGTCAAAAAAGATGTAAGTCAAAATGAATATGCAGTAGTGAGTGAAAGATTATCGATCTTGCCAGGCGTAGATACGACTGTGGATTGGGAGCGAGAATATCCAAATGATAAAATACTACGTTCTGTACTTGGTAGTGTTTCTACTGAGAATGAGGGATTACCAAGGGAGCAATTAGACTATTATTTAGTACGAGATTATAACAGGAATGATCGTATTGGTAAGAGTTACATCGAAAAACAATACGAAGATATGTTACATGGAACGAAAGAACAGTCTAAAAATATTACTGATAAAGCTGGAAATATTATTCGAACTGAAAAAGTGACAAAAGGAAAAAGTGGAAATAATTTAATGTTAACAGTTGATATGGATTTACAGAAAAAGGTGGAGGAAAGTCTTGAAAGGAATTTAAGGGCATTTCATTCTTCAGAACCGATGATGGATCGTGCATTCGTCGTTATGATGAATCCGAAAAATGGTCAAATTCTATCATTAGCAGGAAAAAAAATTGTAAATAAAGACGGCGGAATGCAAATAGAAGACTATGCATTAGGAACGATGATAAGCTCTTATGAGTTAGGATCGACGGTGAAAGGAGCTACGGTATTAGCGGGATATCAAACAGGAGCGATTAAGCCATATACGCATTTCTTTGATGCACCAATGTACTTTAAAGGAAGTTTGAAGCCGAAGAAATCTTGGAAAGACTTTGGAGATATTGATGATTTAAGAGCATTGCAAGTTTCATCCAATGTCTACATGTTTAATACGGCGTTAAAGATTGCGGGGATTGATTATGTACCAAACAATCCGCTAGATATTAAACAAGAAGCGTTTAATAAAATGCGCTATTACTTTAGACAATTTGGTTTAGGTGTGCCAACTGGTATTGACCTGCCAAATGAATCGATTGGTCAAATGGGTAGAACTGATAATATACCTGGTTTTTTACTTGATTATGCGATTGGACAATATGACACATATACGCCGCTGCAGCTTGCTCAATATATGTCAACGATTGCAAATGGTGGTTACCGAATGAAACCACAAATTGTACAAGAAATTAGAGAGCAACCAAATAGACCAGAGGAAGTCGGAAAAGTTATTCACTCGATGGGACCAGTCGTATTAAACCGAGTGGATATGGATCTGTCATATATAAATCATGTGAAAGAAGGATTTAGAAGAGTTTTCCAGGAGACTGATGGGACAGGTGCTGGAACTTTTAAAGGATTACCTTATAAACCGGCTGGAAAAACAGGAACAGCAGAAACAGTGTACGGTGGAGAAAGTGATATTGGCAGAGATGAAAACAACTATCGAAAAAAATGTTATAATTTAACTCTCGCCGGGTATGCGCCATATGATGCTGATCCGGAAGTCGCTTTTTCTGTTGTTGTGCCATGGGTGAATAATGATAAATCAGGTATTAATTCTGCAATTGGTAAAGAAATTTTGGATGCATATTTTGATTTGAAAACGCAGAGATCGGGTGTAAGTCCAGTCCCAGTAGCACAACAGCCGAATAAGGCACAGTAA
- a CDS encoding NAD-dependent protein deacylase codes for MQQYEEVRSILEKAKKITVLTGAGASTESGIPDFRSANGLYADANVEMYLSRGYYNRNPKEFWKHYKEIFQINTFHQYKPNRGHRFLAELEEQGKDITILTQNIDGLHQVGGSKHVIDLHGTLQTAHCPKCKTGYDLQYMIDHEVPRCEKCNFILNPDVVLYGDTLPQYQNAIKRLYETDVLLVMGTSLKVQPVASFPEIAKREVGATTILVNEELTGQEYNFDFIFQNKIGEFAKGLSSIK; via the coding sequence GTGCAGCAATATGAGGAAGTACGTTCAATATTAGAAAAGGCGAAGAAAATTACAGTGTTGACAGGTGCTGGTGCAAGTACGGAAAGTGGAATCCCTGATTTTCGTTCAGCAAATGGATTATATGCTGATGCGAATGTAGAGATGTATTTGTCGAGAGGCTATTATAATAGAAATCCGAAAGAGTTTTGGAAGCATTATAAAGAAATCTTTCAAATTAATACGTTTCATCAATATAAACCAAATCGTGGGCATCGCTTTTTAGCGGAACTAGAAGAACAAGGGAAAGACATAACGATTTTAACGCAAAATATTGATGGTTTGCATCAAGTAGGTGGTAGTAAACATGTAATTGATTTACATGGAACGCTTCAAACAGCGCATTGTCCGAAGTGTAAAACGGGATATGATTTACAATATATGATTGATCATGAAGTGCCGCGTTGTGAGAAGTGTAATTTCATACTAAATCCAGATGTTGTTTTATACGGAGATACGTTACCTCAGTATCAAAATGCGATCAAACGTTTATATGAAACAGATGTACTTCTTGTAATGGGGACGTCACTCAAAGTACAGCCTGTCGCGTCATTCCCAGAAATCGCAAAGAGAGAAGTAGGCGCAACAACAATTTTAGTAAATGAAGAATTAACGGGACAAGAATACAATTTTGATTTTATTTTTCAAAATAAGATTGGTGAATTTGCCAAAGGGTTATCTTCGATTAAATAA
- a CDS encoding peptide MFS transporter, whose protein sequence is MKEKNELVQSIPQTGFFGHPKGLFSLFFTEFWERFSHYGMRAILLYYMYYSVAKGGLGIDQSTATSIMAIYGSLLFMSSIIGGWISDRLFGPSKTVFFGGVLIMIGHLILALPGSKSALFISMVFLVLGTGLLKPNISNIVGSLYSETDARRDSGFSIFYMGINLGALLAPLVVGTLGQQYNFHLGFGVAAIGMAIGLGVFVGTKQKNLGLVGTQVPNPLSDSERKKTIKYFSVGLIVLILLGVVTIPTGLLTINRFTFLISILGIVIPAYYFIYMYRSPKTTKVEQSRLLAYIPLFIAATIFWSIQEQGAIILATYADQRTQLQFNGITLHSAWFQSLSPIFIVTLAPIFAWVWIKLGKKQPSTAKKFAIGLLFAGFSFLVMIIPALINGTHSLVNPMWLVLSFFLIVIGEVCLSPSGLSITTKLAPAAFSSQTMSLWFLSTASAQAINAQVVKLYNPATEAIYFGVIGTISILVSILLFALSSKIQNFMKGLQ, encoded by the coding sequence ATGAAAGAAAAAAACGAACTTGTTCAAAGTATTCCTCAAACAGGATTTTTTGGGCATCCAAAAGGATTATTCTCTTTATTCTTCACTGAGTTTTGGGAAAGGTTTTCTCATTATGGAATGAGAGCTATTTTACTGTATTATATGTACTATTCGGTCGCAAAAGGTGGATTAGGCATTGATCAATCTACCGCAACCTCGATAATGGCAATTTACGGTTCCTTACTGTTCATGTCTAGTATTATCGGTGGATGGATATCGGATCGTTTATTTGGTCCAAGTAAAACCGTATTCTTTGGTGGCGTTTTAATTATGATTGGCCATCTTATTTTAGCTTTACCGGGTAGTAAAAGTGCGTTATTTATCTCTATGGTCTTCTTAGTTCTAGGAACAGGGTTGTTAAAGCCTAACATATCGAACATCGTAGGAAGTTTATACAGTGAAACAGATGCGCGTCGTGACTCAGGGTTCAGTATATTCTACATGGGTATTAACTTAGGTGCCTTACTTGCACCTTTAGTTGTCGGAACATTAGGTCAGCAATATAATTTCCACCTTGGTTTTGGAGTTGCCGCAATTGGTATGGCAATTGGGTTAGGGGTATTTGTTGGAACAAAACAGAAAAACCTTGGTCTAGTCGGTACACAAGTACCTAATCCATTATCAGATTCGGAAAGAAAAAAGACTATTAAGTATTTCAGTGTTGGTCTGATTGTATTAATATTGCTAGGTGTGGTTACAATTCCAACTGGGTTGTTAACTATAAATCGTTTTACATTCTTGATTAGTATCTTAGGGATTGTTATTCCAGCCTATTATTTCATTTATATGTATCGTAGTCCTAAAACAACAAAAGTAGAGCAATCTCGTCTTCTTGCGTATATACCACTCTTTATTGCAGCTACAATATTTTGGTCTATACAAGAACAAGGTGCTATTATCTTAGCGACATACGCGGATCAACGAACTCAATTACAGTTCAATGGAATTACATTGCATTCCGCTTGGTTCCAATCATTAAGTCCAATCTTTATCGTAACGCTTGCCCCGATTTTTGCATGGGTTTGGATAAAGTTAGGCAAGAAGCAGCCTTCAACGGCAAAAAAATTCGCTATTGGATTGCTATTTGCAGGTTTCTCATTCTTAGTTATGATTATTCCGGCTTTAATCAACGGTACTCACTCTTTAGTGAATCCTATGTGGTTAGTCCTTAGCTTCTTTTTAATTGTAATTGGAGAAGTTTGTTTATCTCCTTCAGGGTTATCAATAACGACGAAGCTGGCTCCAGCTGCTTTCTCTTCGCAAACCATGAGCTTATGGTTCTTATCAACTGCGTCTGCGCAAGCAATAAATGCCCAAGTTGTTAAACTGTATAATCCTGCAACAGAAGCAATTTACTTTGGTGTTATTGGTACTATCTCCATTTTAGTTAGCATCCTGCTGTTTGCATTATCATCAAAAATCCAAAATTTCATGAAGGGACTTCAATAA
- the pcp gene encoding pyroglutamyl-peptidase I, whose protein sequence is MKKVLVTGFDPFGGESINPAWEVAKSLHEKTIGEYKIISKQVPTVFHKSIQVLKEYIEELSPDIIICIGQAGGRPDVTIERIAINVDDARIADNEGNQPVDVPVVEEGPIAYWSTLPMKAIVKKLREEGIPASVSQTAGTFVCNHLFYGLMHELRKHDQKIKGGFVHIPFLPEQASNYPGQPSMSLSTISKGIELAIEVTTEVEVDIVACGGATH, encoded by the coding sequence ATGAAAAAAGTATTAGTAACAGGATTTGATCCGTTTGGAGGAGAAAGCATCAACCCAGCTTGGGAAGTCGCAAAAAGTTTACATGAAAAAACAATTGGAGAATACAAGATTATAAGTAAACAAGTTCCAACGGTATTTCATAAATCGATACAAGTATTAAAAGAGTATATAGAAGAGTTGTCGCCTGACATTATTATATGTATTGGACAAGCTGGGGGCAGACCAGATGTTACGATAGAGCGAATAGCAATTAATGTTGATGATGCAAGAATTGCTGATAATGAAGGAAATCAGCCAGTGGATGTACCGGTTGTAGAAGAAGGACCGATTGCATATTGGTCGACATTACCGATGAAAGCAATTGTAAAAAAACTTCGCGAGGAAGGCATACCAGCTTCCGTTTCACAAACGGCAGGTACATTCGTTTGTAATCACTTATTCTATGGTCTCATGCATGAACTGCGGAAGCATGATCAAAAAATAAAAGGCGGATTTGTTCATATTCCGTTTTTACCAGAACAAGCTAGTAACTATCCAGGTCAACCGAGTATGTCACTTTCTACTATTAGTAAAGGGATTGAATTGGCAATTGAGGTAACGACGGAAGTGGAAGTAGATATTGTAGCGTGCGGCGGTGCGACGCATTAA
- a CDS encoding DUF979 domain-containing protein, with the protein MNIITMDTIYYVLGIIVAFIAVRIAFDREHPNRFGSSLFWALFAVTFLFGNIIPSFYVGCIVLAMVVLASLNKVTKSEEKEVPVQERVKHAEKLKNKIFMPALLIPIFTIIGTLTLGKIKWGNVSLVDPDKVTLVALALGALLAFVAAMRITKAKITTPVQEGSRLLQAVGWAVILPQMLAALGGIFAKSGVGQVVSDLVGQVLPTEYPFVAVMAYCLGMMLFTVVMGNAFAAFAVITGGIGLPLIVQMHGGNPAIMAALGMFAGYCGTLITPMAANFNIVPAMLLELKDKNAVIKAQVPIALSIFIINMFIMYGLVYRF; encoded by the coding sequence ATGAACATCATAACAATGGATACAATTTATTATGTATTAGGAATAATCGTTGCATTTATCGCTGTTCGTATTGCATTTGATCGTGAACATCCAAACCGATTCGGTTCTAGCTTATTTTGGGCATTGTTTGCAGTTACATTTTTATTTGGAAATATAATACCTTCGTTTTACGTTGGCTGTATCGTACTCGCTATGGTCGTGTTAGCTTCATTAAATAAAGTAACAAAATCCGAGGAAAAAGAAGTACCAGTGCAAGAACGTGTGAAACATGCTGAGAAATTAAAGAATAAAATTTTTATGCCTGCACTGTTAATACCTATTTTTACAATTATCGGTACACTGACATTAGGGAAAATCAAATGGGGAAATGTCTCTCTTGTTGATCCTGATAAAGTAACGTTAGTTGCATTAGCGTTAGGTGCATTACTCGCATTCGTTGCAGCGATGCGTATTACAAAAGCGAAAATAACAACGCCTGTTCAAGAAGGAAGCAGATTACTACAGGCTGTCGGCTGGGCTGTTATTTTACCACAAATGTTAGCAGCGCTTGGCGGTATTTTCGCAAAATCTGGCGTTGGCCAGGTCGTTTCTGATTTAGTCGGACAAGTGTTACCAACAGAGTATCCATTCGTTGCTGTTATGGCGTACTGTTTAGGAATGATGCTATTCACAGTTGTAATGGGAAATGCTTTCGCTGCGTTTGCGGTTATTACTGGCGGAATTGGCTTGCCTTTAATTGTTCAAATGCACGGCGGGAACCCAGCAATTATGGCAGCACTCGGTATGTTTGCTGGATATTGCGGAACGCTTATTACGCCAATGGCGGCAAACTTTAATATTGTTCCAGCGATGCTTTTAGAATTGAAAGATAAGAATGCTGTTATTAAGGCGCAAGTACCAATTGCTCTTTCCATTTTCATTATCAATATGTTTATCATGTACGGCCTTGTATATCGTTTCTAA
- a CDS encoding DUF969 domain-containing protein, translated as MIKLIGILLVAVGFLFRLNTLLVVMVAGIVTGMVSGLSFYDVISMFGKFFIENRYMSMPIILTLPVIGILERYGLKERAEALITKSKGATTGRVLMSYFTIRESSAALGLNIGGHAQTVRPLVAPMAEGAAQGRYGKLPEKLREKIKANAAAAENTAWFFGEDIFIATGAILLMKGFFDSVGMHVGVWDMALWGIPTAISALIVSWIRFRRFDKYIEKTMKAEEKQEKEAI; from the coding sequence ATGATTAAATTAATTGGGATACTACTTGTTGCAGTTGGGTTTTTATTTAGATTAAATACACTGTTAGTAGTAATGGTTGCGGGTATTGTTACTGGTATGGTTTCAGGCTTAAGCTTTTATGATGTGATTAGCATGTTCGGTAAATTTTTCATAGAAAACAGATATATGTCTATGCCAATCATATTAACTTTACCGGTAATCGGAATTTTAGAGCGTTACGGTTTAAAAGAAAGAGCAGAAGCACTTATAACGAAATCAAAAGGAGCAACAACTGGAAGAGTATTAATGTCATATTTTACGATAAGAGAATCATCAGCAGCACTTGGACTTAATATCGGTGGTCATGCGCAAACAGTGAGACCGCTTGTTGCACCGATGGCAGAAGGAGCTGCGCAAGGAAGATACGGTAAACTCCCTGAAAAATTGAGAGAAAAGATTAAAGCAAACGCAGCAGCTGCGGAAAATACAGCTTGGTTTTTCGGAGAGGATATTTTCATCGCAACTGGTGCCATTTTATTAATGAAAGGGTTCTTCGATTCAGTAGGTATGCATGTCGGTGTATGGGATATGGCGCTTTGGGGTATTCCAACTGCGATATCTGCTCTTATTGTGAGCTGGATTAGGTTTAGAAGGTTTGATAAGTATATAGAGAAAACAATGAAGGCAGAAGAAAAACAAGAGAAGGAGGCTATATAA
- the pxpA gene encoding 5-oxoprolinase subunit PxpA, translating into MTTIDLNCDLGESFGAYKMGNDDEILPFVSSINVACGFHAGDPAVMRQTVEKALQHNVAIGAHPGFPDLIGFGRRNMHVSASEVYDYVLYQIGALEGFVKAAGGKMQHVKPHGALYNMAATDSEIADAIAKAIYHINPGLLLYGLANSEAFIRATEKYNITLVQEAFADRTYKQDGTLTSRTEENALIKNEDEAIKQVLQMVKEGYVELVNGEKVAVQAQTICLHGDGEKAVQFAEKIYRTFELNGVSISAPK; encoded by the coding sequence GTGACTACAATCGATTTGAACTGTGATTTAGGAGAAAGTTTTGGAGCTTATAAAATGGGGAATGATGATGAAATTCTTCCGTTCGTTTCCTCTATAAACGTTGCTTGTGGTTTTCATGCTGGTGATCCGGCCGTTATGCGGCAAACGGTTGAAAAAGCTCTGCAGCATAACGTAGCAATAGGAGCACACCCTGGATTTCCTGATTTAATTGGATTTGGGAGAAGGAATATGCACGTTTCAGCAAGTGAAGTATACGATTATGTTTTATATCAAATTGGCGCATTAGAAGGATTTGTTAAAGCTGCCGGTGGGAAGATGCAACATGTAAAACCGCACGGTGCGTTATATAATATGGCGGCAACTGATTCGGAAATTGCGGATGCAATCGCAAAAGCAATTTATCATATTAACCCTGGATTATTACTTTACGGATTAGCGAATAGTGAGGCGTTTATAAGGGCAACAGAAAAATATAATATAACTCTCGTACAAGAAGCTTTTGCTGATCGTACGTATAAGCAGGATGGAACTTTAACGAGCCGTACAGAAGAAAATGCTCTTATAAAAAATGAAGATGAAGCAATAAAACAAGTACTTCAAATGGTGAAGGAAGGGTATGTAGAATTGGTTAATGGGGAGAAAGTAGCAGTTCAGGCGCAAACGATATGTTTACACGGGGACGGAGAGAAAGCAGTACAATTTGCGGAAAAAATATACAGAACATTCGAACTTAACGGTGTTTCTATAAGTGCACCGAAATAA
- a CDS encoding biotin-dependent carboxyltransferase family protein has product MDVEVLHAGMFTTVQDLGRSHYQQYGVPVGGAMDKNALRMINMLVGNEENEAGLEITIMGPKLLIKKTTLLAIGGADMEPLLNGERIPLWRPILAEEGSMLCLGKAKSGCRAYVTFAGGINIDRTMGSKSTYIRAALGGIEGRMLKKGDYFQIGTGAEVGSRFIRNLQEEERIKTKWAIGNNTLPKYKKQPILRVITDFEYDQFTEESIKSFFSKEYKVSNYADRMGYRLDGDVLNRVEEIEILSSPVTFGTIQVPNGGQPIILMADRQTTGGYPRIGNVVSVDLPLLAQLKPGDYVTFEKITMEEAAHLYIEQETSMSLLKKFIALRS; this is encoded by the coding sequence ATGGATGTAGAGGTTTTGCATGCAGGAATGTTTACAACAGTCCAAGATTTAGGACGATCTCATTATCAACAATACGGTGTACCTGTTGGCGGGGCTATGGATAAAAATGCGCTCAGGATGATTAATATGTTAGTAGGTAATGAGGAGAATGAGGCTGGACTCGAAATTACAATAATGGGACCTAAATTGTTAATAAAGAAAACGACTTTGCTCGCGATTGGTGGAGCAGATATGGAACCGTTGTTAAATGGAGAACGCATTCCATTATGGCGTCCCATATTAGCTGAAGAAGGAAGCATGCTTTGTCTCGGAAAGGCGAAAAGCGGTTGCAGGGCGTATGTGACTTTTGCGGGTGGTATAAATATTGATCGTACGATGGGAAGTAAAAGTACTTACATACGTGCTGCTCTTGGCGGTATTGAAGGGAGAATGCTGAAAAAAGGAGATTATTTTCAAATTGGTACAGGGGCAGAAGTTGGGAGTCGTTTCATTCGAAATTTACAAGAAGAAGAGCGTATAAAAACGAAGTGGGCAATTGGTAACAATACTTTACCAAAATATAAGAAGCAGCCTATTCTTCGCGTCATAACAGACTTTGAATATGATCAATTTACAGAAGAAAGTATAAAGTCGTTTTTTTCGAAAGAGTATAAAGTATCCAATTATGCTGATCGCATGGGATATAGGCTTGACGGAGATGTTTTAAATAGAGTTGAAGAGATAGAAATTTTATCGAGCCCAGTTACATTCGGAACAATTCAAGTACCGAATGGTGGACAGCCTATTATATTAATGGCGGATAGACAAACGACAGGTGGTTATCCGAGAATTGGAAATGTAGTTTCAGTAGATTTACCTCTTCTAGCGCAGCTAAAACCAGGAGACTATGTAACTTTTGAAAAAATAACTATGGAAGAAGCTGCACACTTATATATAGAACAGGAAACAAGTATGAGTCTATTAAAGAAATTCATCGCTTTACGAAGCTGA
- the pxpB gene encoding 5-oxoprolinase subunit PxpB, which translates to MKFSALGDQAIIVTFGEEIGMDIYEKVQRLFQALRRHPFAGMVECVPSFTSLAVYYNLYEVWKKNDRNIRPYDHVCQYIKELCDSYKEEVNRDVKHISIPVCYGGEYGPDLEEVAYYQGLQVEDVIRIHSETTYFVYMLGFTPGFPYLGGLPKELETPRKETPRLQIAPGSVGIGGNQTGIYPLETPGGWNIIGRTPISLFNPKEETPTYIQSGMYLRFIPITKEEYVSLEGAKEWM; encoded by the coding sequence ATGAAATTTTCTGCGTTAGGGGATCAAGCAATTATTGTTACATTTGGTGAAGAAATTGGGATGGATATATACGAAAAAGTACAACGATTATTTCAAGCGCTGAGGCGGCATCCATTTGCAGGAATGGTTGAATGCGTTCCGTCGTTTACTTCATTAGCGGTGTACTACAATTTGTACGAAGTATGGAAGAAAAATGATAGAAATATAAGACCGTATGATCACGTTTGCCAGTATATAAAGGAGCTGTGTGATTCATATAAAGAAGAAGTGAACCGAGATGTGAAACATATTTCTATACCAGTGTGTTACGGGGGAGAATATGGACCTGATTTAGAAGAGGTTGCATATTATCAAGGATTACAAGTAGAGGATGTTATTCGAATACATAGTGAAACAACATATTTCGTGTATATGTTAGGTTTTACACCTGGGTTCCCGTATTTAGGCGGGTTACCGAAAGAACTAGAAACACCTAGAAAAGAAACGCCGCGATTACAAATTGCTCCTGGTTCAGTAGGTATTGGCGGAAATCAAACAGGTATTTATCCGCTTGAAACACCAGGAGGTTGGAATATTATCGGCCGAACACCTATTTCTCTATTTAATCCAAAAGAAGAAACACCAACATATATTCAAAGTGGTATGTATTTACGATTTATACCAATAACAAAGGAAGAGTACGTATCGCTTGAGGGGGCTAAAGAATGGATGTAG
- a CDS encoding IclR family transcriptional regulator, with product MSINKTAVKTMDILELFYEHEELSLTEMVQLTNMPKTSVYRLIGSLEEMDFLQKTEKGKYRLGVVFLRFGQLVSQRLSVRNIAIPYMKELRDSLGQAVNLIIQDGNDAIYVEKMEGAQPVRVYTAVGRRAPLYAGACPRILLSYFSEEEKRKYVEETDLKQFADGTIVNKEHLLEVLHMAKKEGYTISYSELENHTAAIAAPIFASDGTVVAGISISGLAIEYSESNIAYFTAKVKETAYRISKELGFWA from the coding sequence ATGAGTATAAATAAAACGGCAGTTAAGACAATGGATATTTTAGAGTTGTTTTATGAGCATGAGGAGCTAAGTTTAACAGAGATGGTTCAGCTTACGAATATGCCGAAAACATCTGTTTATCGTTTAATTGGCTCGTTAGAAGAAATGGACTTTTTACAAAAAACAGAAAAGGGAAAGTATCGTCTCGGAGTCGTTTTTTTACGATTTGGTCAACTTGTTTCACAAAGGTTATCCGTAAGAAATATTGCGATACCTTATATGAAAGAGCTTAGAGATAGTTTAGGGCAAGCAGTAAATTTAATTATTCAAGATGGTAATGATGCAATTTATGTTGAAAAAATGGAAGGAGCTCAGCCGGTACGTGTTTATACGGCGGTTGGAAGAAGGGCTCCACTGTATGCGGGTGCATGTCCGAGAATTTTGCTATCGTATTTTTCTGAGGAAGAGAAAAGAAAGTACGTAGAGGAAACAGATTTAAAGCAGTTTGCGGATGGAACAATCGTGAATAAGGAGCATTTGTTAGAAGTATTGCATATGGCGAAAAAAGAAGGGTACACAATTAGCTACTCTGAATTAGAAAATCATACAGCAGCTATAGCAGCACCAATTTTTGCAAGTGATGGAACGGTTGTAGCTGGCATTAGTATTTCGGGATTAGCAATTGAGTATAGCGAAAGTAACATTGCATATTTTACTGCGAAAGTGAAAGAAACAGCATACCGCATTTCGAAAGAACTCGGCTTTTGGGCATAG
- the lepB gene encoding signal peptidase I, which produces MKTNTKKELISWIKTIGITFAIAFIVRGVLFTPSLVQGESMMPTLENNERVLVNKIGYSISGLDRFDVIVFHGKEGYDLVKRVIGLPGDIVEYKDDVLYVNGKAMEEPYLKEFKEKAAGRVLTPDFTLEQITGKTKVPEGQVFVLGDNREVSKDGRMFGFISEDEIVGKGQAVFWPLKQVRAL; this is translated from the coding sequence ATGAAGACAAATACGAAGAAAGAATTGATCTCATGGATTAAAACGATAGGTATTACCTTTGCGATTGCCTTTATCGTTCGTGGGGTGCTATTTACGCCGTCATTAGTACAAGGTGAGTCGATGATGCCAACTTTAGAAAATAATGAGCGAGTTCTCGTGAATAAGATTGGTTATAGTATAAGCGGGTTAGACCGTTTTGACGTTATCGTCTTCCACGGAAAAGAAGGGTACGATTTAGTAAAACGAGTAATTGGTTTACCAGGTGATATAGTTGAGTATAAAGATGATGTTTTATATGTAAACGGAAAAGCGATGGAAGAACCGTATTTAAAAGAATTTAAAGAAAAGGCAGCTGGCCGTGTATTAACTCCTGATTTTACGTTAGAACAAATCACAGGAAAAACGAAAGTGCCAGAAGGCCAAGTGTTTGTTTTAGGAGATAATCGTGAAGTTTCTAAAGACGGTCGTATGTTTGGATTTATTTCAGAAGATGAAATTGTCGGAAAAGGACAAGCTGTTTTCTGGCCATTGAAACAAGTGAGAGCGTTATAA